The Pseudomonas orientalis genome contains a region encoding:
- the dnaA gene encoding chromosomal replication initiator protein DnaA, translating to MSVELWQQCVELLRDELPAQQFNTWIRPLQVEAEGDELRVYAPNRFVLDWVNEKYLSRVLELLDEHGNGIAPVLSLLIGSKRSSAPRAAPNAPLAASQSQTAPVAATVPAPAKSSAHKNAPENEEPSRDSFDPMAGASSQQAPVRAEQRTVQVEGALKHTSYLNRTFTFENFVEGKSNQLARAAAWQVADNPKHGYNPLFLYGGVGLGKTHLMHAVGNHLLKKNPNAKVVYLHSERFVADMVKALQLNAINEFKRFYRSVDALLIDDIQFFARKERSQEEFFHTFNALLEGGQQVILTSDRYPKEIEGLEERLKSRFGWGLTVAVEPPELETRVAILMKKADQAKVDLPHDAAFFIAQRIRSNVRELEGALKRVIAHSHFMGRDITIELIRESLKDLLALQDKLVSVDNIQRTVAEYYKIKISDLLSKRRSRSVARPRQVAMALSKELTNHSLPEIGDVFGGRDHTTVLHACRKINELKESDADIREDYKNLLRTLTT from the coding sequence GTGTCAGTGGAACTTTGGCAGCAGTGCGTGGAGCTTTTGCGCGATGAGCTGCCTGCCCAGCAATTCAACACCTGGATCCGCCCGCTACAGGTCGAAGCCGAAGGCGACGAGTTGCGTGTCTACGCGCCCAATCGTTTTGTTCTCGACTGGGTCAACGAAAAGTACCTGAGCCGCGTTCTCGAATTGCTCGACGAACACGGCAACGGCATCGCGCCCGTGCTTTCCTTATTAATAGGTAGCAAACGCAGCTCCGCCCCTCGCGCTGCCCCGAATGCGCCATTGGCTGCATCGCAGTCCCAGACTGCACCGGTTGCTGCGACTGTGCCGGCACCCGCCAAATCGTCTGCGCATAAGAATGCTCCGGAGAACGAAGAGCCGTCCCGTGACAGCTTCGATCCCATGGCTGGCGCCAGCTCTCAACAAGCGCCCGTTCGTGCCGAACAGCGCACAGTTCAGGTTGAAGGCGCGCTCAAGCACACCAGCTACCTGAACCGCACCTTTACCTTCGAGAATTTTGTCGAAGGCAAGTCCAACCAGTTGGCCCGTGCGGCTGCCTGGCAAGTGGCCGACAACCCCAAGCACGGTTACAACCCGCTCTTCCTTTATGGCGGCGTCGGCCTGGGTAAAACCCACTTGATGCACGCGGTGGGTAACCACCTGTTGAAGAAGAACCCGAATGCCAAGGTGGTCTACCTGCACTCGGAGCGCTTCGTGGCGGACATGGTCAAGGCCCTGCAACTCAACGCCATCAACGAGTTCAAGCGTTTCTATCGCTCCGTTGATGCGTTGCTGATCGATGACATTCAATTCTTCGCGCGCAAGGAACGTTCCCAGGAAGAATTTTTCCATACGTTCAACGCCCTGCTCGAAGGCGGACAGCAAGTCATCCTCACCAGTGACCGTTATCCAAAAGAAATCGAAGGCCTCGAGGAGCGCCTCAAGTCGCGCTTCGGTTGGGGGCTGACTGTTGCCGTTGAGCCGCCCGAGCTGGAAACCCGCGTCGCGATCCTGATGAAAAAGGCCGACCAGGCCAAGGTCGATCTGCCCCACGACGCCGCTTTCTTTATCGCCCAGCGTATTCGTTCCAACGTGCGTGAACTCGAGGGTGCGCTCAAGCGGGTCATTGCGCACTCGCACTTCATGGGGCGCGACATCACCATCGAGCTGATTCGCGAATCCCTGAAGGACTTGCTGGCGCTTCAGGACAAACTGGTGAGTGTGGATAACATCCAGCGCACCGTTGCCGAGTACTACAAGATCAAGATTTCCGACTTGCTGTCCAAGCGTCGTTCGCGCTCGGTAGCACGCCCGCGTCAGGTGGCCATGGCCCTTTCCAAGGAGCTGACCAACCACAGCCTGCCGGAAATCGGTGATGTGTTCGGCGGTCGCGACCACACTACGGTTTTGCACGCGTGCCGCAAGATCAACGAACTTAAGGAATCCGACGCGGATATTCGCGAGGACTACAAGAACCTGCTGCGTACACTGACTACCTGA